The following are encoded together in the Gemmobacter sp. genome:
- a CDS encoding transposase, whose product SLRVVSEWATRQRRAEQAVPNGTGKSPPARRIAGLLTMGRDHLSRADAVQVARIEAALPALATARALTDRFTDMVRNARGDALAAWLDEAEASMIAPFARGLRSDCAAVAAALREPWSNGQTEGQINRLKTLKRQMYGRANIDLLRARLVAAS is encoded by the coding sequence CAGTCTCCGGGTCGTCAGCGAGTGGGCAACACGCCAACGTCGCGCCGAGCAAGCGGTGCCAAATGGGACAGGCAAGTCACCGCCCGCCCGCAGGATTGCGGGGCTCCTGACCATGGGCCGAGATCACCTGTCCAGGGCCGATGCGGTTCAGGTCGCGCGGATCGAAGCGGCGTTGCCAGCCTTGGCGACCGCCCGCGCGCTCACCGACCGGTTCACGGACATGGTGCGCAACGCGCGGGGGGATGCTTTGGCCGCTTGGCTCGACGAGGCCGAAGCCAGCATGATCGCGCCCTTCGCCCGCGGCCTCCGGAGCGATTGCGCCGCCGTTGCAGCCGCGCTGCGGGAACCATGGTCAAACGGGCAGACCGAGGGCCAGATCAACCGGCTGAAGACGCTGAAACGCCAGATGTACGGGCGCGCCAACATCGATCTGCTCAGGGCGCGCCTCGTCGCAGCATCATGA